The nucleotide sequence ATGGAGAGCCCTTGCTAGGTTTGACCTCCATGATGGAATGGTTGGGCTGGGCAAGGGCTATGAACGGCGCCTGGAATCAAAGGAACCAAAACGTCTGTCTCCCTAAGAAAGCTTGCCTGAATATTAAATatcatagaagttgatgattggattattaattacttaagcgttaataaatgtgctcatttcctattagtgacagatcatttaatttgcaaatattgtctacaaatttagtctccctagcaacAATTATGAAGAACATTAAAATTCAAGCAAAAGTCTTAAACAATCAAGAGACCTGTTATATCTAAAGTTACCTGACCATATTCACATAAACTACATGTGAACAACATAAAACAAATTGCAGTTTGAACCTGAATCAGATTTGCAAACACAGTTCCCAGtctcaaaatttataaaactcACCCCCAAAACGGATACGTAATGTAAAAGTTCCACCAAAATAGATATTTATGCATGGCTCCCAGGTACATGATTTCCTTTCACCCATGTAGGTAAACAAGAAATCAACAAACCAACCTTTGTGCCAGGTATGAAACCAATTCAGAACCTAAACCAGCTGCAATTTGGTTTCATCATTTGCAGGAATCATAGGATCAAGGGATAAATATTTTTGCATTTCTTTGTAGCCTTTAGATTTTATAACATCCAAGGGTCTTATTTAAAAcccttatttattcattaaatgacacagatgcttatgtggattttaactaatatttaagataaaaataaaactgaaaaaacaTAGAATCtggaaaattcaaaataaaattaaaaaaaaaagagaggaagaaaccCTAGCTGTAattgtgaaaacaaataattagaCTGTGAAcccaaataacaaaaaatgaatCTCATCTTTGCTTATGAGGTCTGCAATGCCttggatgaaatttcatttttcatgttATAAAATACAAACCTAATgatcacaaaaagaaaagaaaaaaaaaaaagaaatctcTGCTTTGCGGGATTCTCCCTTGATATTAATAATTCGCTATAGGTGGACGACTCAATAATGAGTGGTGGATTGGAGTTTGCATACGGAATTTGCAGAACTTGTTTTGCTCAAGAATTGGAACAGACTGACCAAATTCACTAGCCAACAAAGATACCAGGGCACCAAATGGGGCCCTCGGGATTGGCTAGCTGACCAAGTAGAACTGATTGTGatagttgtttgtttgatttgaaaaactaaaagagtggaaaaatcatcaaaaacatGATCTGACAAAACTAAAAGGATTTTGCAAACCCTACATATATGGACAATAATATAGAATTTAGCGTTTTGTTTTGCTTACCTCATGAAGATTCAAGAGACTAATAACTTGACTTgttgtagaaggcatcaaaatTTTGTATCAATCCAAGGCATGGAAGTTGCAGACCTTATCGGCAAGGGGGAAGATAGAGGTTGCCGACCtcctttctttttcaaattttatgttttctgagttttatttttgtctttaatattagttaaaatctAGGTTTTGTTATTAGGAATGATCAGAGGAACCTTCTTCTGGTTGGAGCTTTAAATTTGAGATCAAATACCATCAATGTGTCTGAGGCTTTGGCGCTTCGGGAAGCTATCATTTGGGCTAGAAGGAAAAATTTTAGCCATATTATTGTTGAGGGCGATTCCAAGCTTATCATTGATGTGGTCCAAAGGAAGTGCCAGACTCCGTGGAGTTTAAGATCCATTTTAGAAGATATCAAGTGGTGTGACTCTTCGTTTCAGGAAGTTAGATGGAACCATGTGTTTAGGAAAGCGAACTTTTTTTGCGGATGCATTAGCTTCGGTTGGTATTAAGATGGATAACCTTCATATATATTTGGGATGCTTGTATCCCTGTGGAAGCATCTAATGCTCTTCTGTTTGAAGCTTCTGGAACTAGTTGTACTAGAGGTTCTTACatttaattgattttcttttctagcaaaaaacaaaaaaggttaAAATCCACATAAGCATCCATGTCATTTAATAGATAAATAATAAGGTTatccatctccaacccttgggttaaaatctaaaatttttaaccaagAAAATTAAGCTTTTAACTCAGAAACAAGTTTTTTGCTCTAATCCTTATGGGTTAAATTTTTCgtccgagattattaaagaataaatttaggattctaaagtaattatttttataaaaaaaattatgtacactatcCGAATTTAATTTTacgaacattttaacctaaaaatatttagattctgcTAAATATGAAAAAGTCACTAAACTGGCACCATGAAACTTGCGGAACAccatgaaagaatatgaaacacttaaaaaatattttttaatcattttagccattagatttaaatttaaaccattaggtctttttttttatcattagatttgatcatatatCTTAACTGTTGAattaaatgaatttataaatataaaactaaaaaaaatacacatctATGGTTGACCAACCCATTAACCCGAAGGAaattctgggctaaatttgccccaaaaataagttttgggttaaaactcatatttggctcaagggttggagcaagttaAGGTAGggttagaacctaaaatttgagttttactccaagggtTGAAGTAGGTTttagagttcggctaagccaagCAATGTacaacctaatttgatatcgaattcatcatccatgagattcgaacctaagacttctcacttccaaatgaagaggaataccaccaaatCATAGGACTGAGTAACATCCCTATCACacacttaatcattcaaatttGAATCTCAATACATAATCGGAaagtttttttctcttttgaaatCGTTAGTATAGGATTTAGATAAACTCCCCCAAATTTCTGGAATCTGACAACTCATTTCATAAACGATTTAGTGGCACGTGATGTACTTTGTGTGAAAATTAAGGACACGTAAATATCTGACGTGTAGGTGTGGTCTACTTATTGGGAAAGAGATCATCTTCGGATCTCTTCCTCCAAAGCCcaaggatcaagtgatccgggcccttgaaatttgatccaacggccaaaaattattataacttttgaaAGTTTTGACTAACTTCTCTATTTTTAGCCGtgagatcaaatttcaaaggtccggatcacttgatccctGAGCTTTGGACAAAGAGTTCCAGAGATGATCTCTTTCCTACTTACTGACCCACTTATAAAGCGTAATACTAGTGATTTCCATTCAAAATATGCGTAGAAATTTAGACGGGCCCATATTAAAAGACCCCTTGAAACAAAAGGAATTTCCCACTTACTAATTATGTTTTGGGACTACAGACAAAATACTCAAAAGGGCAGAAAGATGGCCAATTGTttttggatcccatccggattcAAATAGTGGGGATTCTAAGGATCCTCATATCTTAGTCATTCATTATATATTgtgcggtcataaatcatttaaaattttttatttaaaattaaacacaactAATACTTAACGAAAACTGGCCGTACAgtgtacgatgaacggttaggATATGAGGATCCCTAAGATCCCCacagagaggatcctcatccccAAGCAAATTCCTCTACACAATGAAGGAAATaaagaaattcaaactcaaagtAAGACTTTTTAGTGCAAAATTGACAATTTCTAACAAAACGTCTGAGTTTGTAATgttttagggctggtttggtattgctgtgctttgaaaaaaaaactgtttctgttatgctgtgagaataagctcatttttgctgcttcacgtttttagttttttttacccaaaactatgaaaataagttgtttttaagtgtttaccaaacacctttttgagctcaactttttttgatacccattttttataaaaacacatcAGTACCAAATCAGTACTTAGACTAGTCATGTTTTCAGTTCTACTTATTTTGGTCTAAATTTGTCTCCCATGCTATCAATCACAAAAATATCAAGCATTTCAAAGACATTACTCAAGTAAGTTTGACGTGCATATGCATTCATATAGTCTAACTCTGTGTTAAATTGACGGTATAGTTTTGGACTTTGCACATTAATAAGTTTGATACTTTAATTAAGATTCCATTTATATCGTTAGATTTTGCTCATATTCGATCTTAACAGTTGaattcatttatttataaattttattttgataaacAATTGAATCTACACCGTTCGTCCAACTACATGAGCCGCCCGATAAAAAAAATAGTCGTTAGTCTTTTTGCAAGTTGCCGATAGCTAGAGCCAACAATAGGGTCCCAGCCACTAACATTGGCTcattttttgggttaaatttggcccaaaaataagttttaacccaaaacctTTTTTCAGTTGAGAAGCTTTGGCTGAGTTTAAAACTTATTTAGAGTTTTAATCCAATtattggagttgctctaagataaataaataaaaaaataaaagtacaaaTTTGAAATATAAACAACAGAAATAACGGCCGGAACAcaagaaaaacgaaaaaacCAAGCGCGCGCGTTGTTCAAACATGGTTAGAGAGAAAACAGAGCACAATAATATCAACCTCTCAATTCTCAAGCCCTCCGCAttttctaaacaaaaaaaaaacaaaaaatatcaagGGAAGAAAAAACGAATTAACGACACCGTCTCGGGGAATTGATTCATGGCCTGCAGGTCTCTCGACGAAGATCCAGGCCTCTCATGGATCTTCTCCTGGACCTCCTAGGCCTTCCCCTCAATTTCTTCGTCGTCGTCGAATCCAAATCACCAACTTGTTAGGGTTTGCGCGGTTGTGATGATCATGAATGGTTTCCACCATGCGCTGGCTGTCTAACATtaccttctcttcttcttcttcttcctcctcctcgtcGGCGAAAGGGGAGTCGCCGAAAAAGAAGGCCAGCGATGACGGGGGAGGCTGGATGTTTCGGTCGAGGAGGAAGCTTACCCAACAGGGGAAGCAGCTTTTGATCGGTATTGGCGGTGGAAACCAGGAAGGTGGAGGAGGTGGAGTCATCAATAATCATAAATGCTCGGGTTCGAGTTCGTCATTTCCGGAAACTATGTCTGGGGCAGGGACTCCTCAGCCGCTGCCATTGCCGGAATCGGTGGCGGATTCGCGATGCAAAGAGAGGTGCCGGAGAGAGAGGTGCTCCGGATGCAGTTCCGGCGATTGTCGATTGCCCTCTCCCAAGGCCCGTGACGCTACCTCCTCCAACACTTCTATTCAGAGGTGTTAAAGTCTCCCTGTCTCTTGTTTGATTTTTCACATTGAgtattaaaatttgttttttcttgacAAGAGaacattataattttttttcatagttgtTTTTTCTATTGCTGGATTTGGAGAACTAAAAAGATTAATGGATGTTAATTACATGCTTGAAGTAGGAATCGAAAAAGATAGGACATTATGATTTTGAATGCACCAACATTTCCATGTTTGTCAGATTTTTGCGTTGTTTGTTGCAGATTTGGCCTTTGAACGCACCACATATGATGATACTTAAACTAGGAGACTTTATTGACATGTATGTCTTGCATTTTCAGTGTGTTCGCTCGCCGGGAAACGCGAAAGAATAACGAGCATTGTTTTGAACCTAGGTCAAGGTCTACAAGGAGGAATCGAGGTAGGAATGGTTTAGGGAGCTATCCTAGTGACTTCCGGCTTGATGTTCCGAAACCTACTTGGAGTGCTCCGGCTAGTCCTTTCTCAAGTCCTACATTCAGCCCGCACAGACCCAGTGCTGGTGATCTGCTCCCACACCTTGTTCCTGTTGGAAATCAAGGCTGGTCTGCGCCCGAGATGCCCACTTGCGATGTGCCTTCTGCGCACCCACCTCCTTCCTTCTCCGAATACTCCATCCAGAGCAATGATAATTCCCCTCTACAAAGTCCATCCAATAGAAGTCCCTGCCGAAATGTCAGAAGCCCGCCAGGTTCAACATCGCCATTGCATCCAAGATTATCATTTGAAGCCCCCACTGTGCGGCGTGAGGTTAATGGTTATGCTGAAGTCCATCCATTGCCTCTGCCTCCTGGAGCAAGTCTTAGCCTACCATCACCACAAGCTATACTCACACCTAAACCAGAGTCCCAGCCAGTCAAAGGTCAATGGCAAAAGGGAAAGCTTATTGGACGTGGCACGTTCGGAAGTGTCTATGTTGCTACCAATACGTATATACAGTTCCATGAATAGCTGATCATAGTTTCTATTTGCTTTGCTAAATGCTGACGAAGGGTTTTCGTTTGTAACAGAGAAACTGGAGCGTTATGTGCAATGAAGGAAGTCGAGTTATTTCCTGAGGACCCAAAATCCGCAGAGTGTATAAAGCAGCTACAGCAGGTTATCATCCGTTTACTCTCAATTTGTTCTAGGAATGTACACATAATGTAAGCTTGTTGACTCTACCCCCACAGATTTAGCTATCCTGGATTTTTCTGTTTGACATTACTTTTCCCTAGTCTACCTGTTGAACCTCTGGAGTATCAATATATCAGCGATTCAGCATGCAGTATAGCAGCCTTcagtttttcaaatttctcgaacttaaattattttagagtCTAGATGCATGAAGACTAAAAGTACTTTTGTAGGCAACCAAAATTTTTGAT is from Pyrus communis chromosome 10, drPyrComm1.1, whole genome shotgun sequence and encodes:
- the LOC137748815 gene encoding mitogen-activated protein kinase kinase kinase 5-like; amino-acid sequence: MVSTMRWLSNITFSSSSSSSSSSAKGESPKKKASDDGGGWMFRSRRKLTQQGKQLLIGIGGGNQEGGGGGVINNHKCSGSSSSFPETMSGAGTPQPLPLPESVADSRCKERCRRERCSGCSSGDCRLPSPKARDATSSNTSIQSVFARRETRKNNEHCFEPRSRSTRRNRGRNGLGSYPSDFRLDVPKPTWSAPASPFSSPTFSPHRPSAGDLLPHLVPVGNQGWSAPEMPTCDVPSAHPPPSFSEYSIQSNDNSPLQSPSNRSPCRNVRSPPGSTSPLHPRLSFEAPTVRREVNGYAEVHPLPLPPGASLSLPSPQAILTPKPESQPVKGQWQKGKLIGRGTFGSVYVATNTETGALCAMKEVELFPEDPKSAECIKQLQQEIKVLSQLKHPNIVQYYGSEIVDDRFFIYLEYVHPGSINKYVHEHCGAITEAVVRNFTRHILSGLAYLHSTKTIHRDIKGANLLVDSCGVVKLADFGMAKHLSGHVGNLSLKGSPYWMAPELMQAVMHKDSSSDLALAVDIWSLGCTIIEMFTGKPPWSEYEGAAAMFKVMKDVPPIPETLSPEGKDFLRCCFQRNPAERPTAAMLLEHRFLKNSQQQDARPAAQASNGVNYTDKPLSPMELERKFDQSLVIPAILGSQSSAFPIW